One Microbacterium sp. No. 7 genomic window carries:
- the hisG gene encoding ATP phosphoribosyltransferase, with protein MLRIAVPNKGMLADTAAQMLAEAGYTGRRDSKDLHVLDPVNDVEFFYLRPKDIATYVGSGALDVGITGRDLLLDARMPGAREVEKLGFGASTFRFAGPPGRFGELADLDGLRVATAYPGLVDAYLDRHGVAVDLVPLDGAVESAVRLGVADAVADVVSTGTTLRQAGLEIFGPVLLESEAVLIASPHDAEGTETLLRRLRGVMVARRYVLVDYDLPARLVDEAVKIAPGIESPTISPLRDPEWVAVRVMTPRATVNQVMDALYAIGARAILVTAIHNARL; from the coding sequence ATGCTTCGCATCGCCGTGCCCAACAAGGGCATGCTCGCCGACACCGCGGCCCAGATGCTCGCCGAGGCCGGATACACCGGCCGGCGCGACTCCAAGGACCTCCACGTGCTCGACCCCGTCAACGACGTCGAGTTCTTCTACCTGCGCCCCAAGGACATCGCCACCTACGTCGGCTCGGGCGCCCTCGACGTCGGCATCACCGGCCGCGACCTGCTGCTCGACGCGCGCATGCCCGGCGCCCGCGAGGTCGAGAAGCTCGGCTTCGGCGCCTCGACCTTCCGCTTCGCCGGTCCTCCCGGACGGTTCGGCGAGCTCGCCGACCTCGACGGTCTGCGCGTCGCGACCGCCTACCCGGGCCTCGTCGACGCCTATCTCGACCGCCACGGCGTCGCCGTCGACCTCGTGCCGCTCGACGGCGCGGTCGAGTCGGCCGTGCGCCTCGGCGTCGCCGACGCGGTGGCCGACGTCGTGTCGACCGGCACGACGCTGCGTCAGGCGGGCCTGGAGATCTTCGGGCCCGTGCTGCTGGAGTCGGAGGCGGTCCTGATCGCCTCGCCGCACGACGCGGAGGGCACCGAGACGCTGCTGCGGCGGCTGCGCGGCGTCATGGTCGCGCGACGCTACGTGCTCGTCGACTACGACCTTCCCGCGCGCCTGGTCGACGAGGCCGTGAAGATCGCCCCCGGCATCGAGTCGCCGACGATCTCGCCCCTCCGCGACCCCGAGTGGGTCGCGGTGCGCGTCATGACGCCGCGCGCGACGGTCAACCAGGTCATGGACGCCCTGTACGCGATCGGCGCGCGGGCGATCCTCGTCACCGCGATCCACAACGCGAGGCTCTGA
- a CDS encoding phosphoribosyl-ATP diphosphatase, translated as MKTFDELFAELTHTAATRPEGSGTVAQLDRGVHAIGKKIVEEAAEVWMAAEYESDDAAAEEISQLLYHLQVLMLAKGLTLEDVYRHL; from the coding sequence GTGAAGACCTTCGACGAGCTGTTCGCCGAGCTGACCCATACGGCCGCCACCCGCCCCGAGGGCTCGGGAACCGTCGCGCAGCTGGACCGCGGCGTGCACGCGATCGGCAAGAAGATCGTCGAAGAGGCCGCCGAGGTGTGGATGGCCGCCGAGTACGAGTCCGACGACGCGGCCGCCGAGGAGATCTCGCAGCTGCTGTACCACCTGCAGGTGCTGATGCTCGCCAAGGGCCTGACGCTCGAGGACGTGTACCGACATCTGTGA
- the metK gene encoding methionine adenosyltransferase, which produces MSQLRLFTSESVTEGHPDKICDQISDSILDALLAVDPGSRVAVETLVTTGLVHVAGEVRTDGYVDIPGIVRRMVNRIGYTSSETGFDGDSCGVTVSIGEQSGDIAAGVDTAIEHREGGSDDPVDALGAGDQGIMFGYATTETPQLMPLAIWTAHRLAERLTDARRSGALPFLRPDGKTQVTLGYDGAVPRTVDTVVLSTQHHPDISIPALRAAVQAEVIDPVLRSTGLDLSDVKYVINPAGPFVTGGPKGDAGLTGRKIIIDTYGGAARHGGGAFSGKDPSKVDRSAAYAMRWVAKNAVAAGLADRLEVQVAYAIGRAAPVGLYVETFGTGHVPDERITDAIREVFDLRPQAIIERLDLLRPIYAQTAAYGHFGRELPDFTWERTDRVDELKAAAGL; this is translated from the coding sequence ATGAGCCAGCTGCGCCTCTTCACGTCCGAGTCGGTCACCGAGGGCCACCCCGACAAGATCTGCGACCAGATCTCCGACAGCATCCTCGACGCCCTGCTCGCCGTCGACCCGGGCAGCCGCGTGGCGGTCGAGACCCTGGTGACGACGGGTCTCGTGCACGTCGCGGGAGAGGTGCGCACCGACGGCTACGTCGACATCCCCGGCATCGTGCGCCGCATGGTCAACCGCATCGGCTACACGTCGAGCGAGACCGGCTTCGACGGCGACTCGTGCGGCGTCACGGTGTCGATCGGCGAGCAGTCCGGCGACATCGCGGCCGGCGTCGACACGGCGATCGAGCACCGCGAGGGCGGCTCCGACGACCCGGTCGACGCACTCGGCGCGGGCGACCAGGGCATCATGTTCGGCTACGCGACGACCGAGACGCCGCAGCTCATGCCGCTCGCGATCTGGACCGCGCACCGGCTCGCGGAGCGGCTGACCGACGCGCGTCGCAGCGGCGCCCTGCCGTTCCTGCGCCCTGACGGCAAGACCCAGGTCACCCTCGGCTACGACGGCGCCGTGCCGCGCACGGTCGACACGGTCGTGCTGTCGACGCAGCACCATCCCGACATCTCCATCCCCGCGCTGCGTGCGGCGGTGCAGGCCGAGGTCATCGACCCCGTGCTGCGGTCGACGGGTCTCGACCTGTCCGACGTGAAGTACGTGATCAACCCCGCCGGTCCCTTCGTGACGGGCGGCCCGAAGGGTGACGCCGGCCTCACGGGGCGCAAGATCATCATCGACACCTACGGCGGGGCCGCGCGTCACGGGGGCGGCGCGTTCAGCGGCAAGGACCCGTCGAAGGTCGACCGCTCGGCGGCGTACGCGATGCGCTGGGTCGCGAAGAACGCCGTCGCCGCAGGCCTCGCCGACCGGCTCGAGGTGCAGGTCGCCTATGCGATCGGCCGCGCCGCGCCCGTCGGGCTGTACGTCGAGACGTTCGGCACGGGGCACGTGCCGGACGAGCGCATCACGGACGCCATCCGCGAGGTGTTCGACCTGCGCCCGCAGGCGATCATCGAGCGGCTCGACCTGCTGCGCCCGATCTACGCCCAGACGGCGGCGTACGGCCATTTCGGCCGCGAGCTGCCCGACTTCACGTGGGAGCGCACCGACCGCGTCGACGAGCTGAAGGCCGCGGCCGGGCTCTAG
- the rpoZ gene encoding DNA-directed RNA polymerase subunit omega has protein sequence MTTRDKGIIDPPIDALLEKVDSKYQLVIYASKRARQINDYYSDLHEGNLFDNVGPLVDSSIEDKPLTIALHEIHEDKLRLRHVD, from the coding sequence ATGACCACGCGTGACAAGGGCATCATCGACCCGCCCATCGACGCACTGCTCGAGAAGGTCGACTCGAAGTACCAGCTCGTGATCTACGCGTCGAAGCGCGCGCGCCAGATCAACGACTACTACTCCGACCTGCACGAGGGCAACCTGTTCGACAACGTCGGGCCGCTCGTCGACTCGAGCATCGAGGACAAGCCCCTCACGATCGCGCTGCACGAGATCCACGAGGACAAGCTGCGCCTGCGCCACGTCGACTGA
- the rpe gene encoding ribulose-phosphate 3-epimerase, whose translation MPRINPSILSADFVNMEADLARIASADFVHVDVMDNHFVPNLTFGPQMVERIQATSPVPLDVHLMIADADRWAPGYAELGAASVTFHLEAATAPITLARRLRRIGARAGVAIKPTTPVEPLFDVLDEFDQILVMTVEPGFGGQSFLAGMMPKLARLHDEVRRRGSQVWLQVDGGVSESTIAQAAEAGADTFVAGSAVFGRESPEAAIAALRDEAAAHHRH comes from the coding sequence GTGCCGCGCATCAATCCCAGCATCCTGTCCGCCGACTTCGTGAACATGGAGGCGGATCTCGCCCGCATCGCCTCCGCCGACTTCGTGCACGTCGACGTCATGGACAACCACTTCGTGCCGAACCTCACCTTCGGCCCGCAGATGGTCGAGCGCATCCAGGCGACGAGCCCCGTCCCGCTCGACGTGCACCTCATGATCGCGGATGCCGACCGCTGGGCGCCCGGATACGCGGAGCTGGGCGCGGCGAGCGTCACCTTCCACCTCGAGGCCGCGACGGCGCCGATCACGCTCGCGCGGCGCCTGCGGCGGATCGGCGCCCGGGCGGGCGTCGCGATCAAGCCGACGACGCCCGTGGAGCCGCTGTTCGACGTGCTCGACGAGTTCGACCAGATCCTCGTGATGACCGTGGAGCCCGGCTTCGGCGGCCAGTCGTTCCTGGCCGGCATGATGCCCAAGCTCGCCCGGCTGCACGACGAGGTGCGTCGTCGCGGCTCGCAGGTGTGGCTGCAGGTCGACGGGGGGGTCTCGGAGTCGACGATCGCGCAGGCGGCCGAGGCGGGCGCCGACACGTTCGTCGCGGGCTCGGCGGTCTTCGGCAGAGAGAGCCCCGAGGCGGCGATCGCGGCGCTGCGCGACGAGGCCGCGGCGCACCACCGCCACTGA
- a CDS encoding RsmB/NOP family class I SAM-dependent RNA methyltransferase, with translation MSATPRWVAYDTLRAVSESDAYANLLLPRALRRAGLGGADAAFATELSYGTLRMLGTYDAIVADAAGRDVAAIDPAVRDALRLGVHQLLAMRVPSHAAVNETVRLVRKAAGGPASGFANAVLRRVSERDLDAWIARLEDAARSDDERLAVRFAHPVWVIRAFRRALAAEGRADELTALLASDNVPPVVTMAALPGLAEIPADAERTGASPLGFRWPGGDPGPVVAGSGGRLRVQDEGSQLAALALSRARPVRAGERWLDLCAGPGGKTAVLAAEARLHGAALEANEVAPARAQLVRDSVAGVPGGVPVSEEDGRTRAGRARYDRILVDAPCTGLGALRRRPEARWRKAPGDVPELTALQGELLGAAASALAPGGVVAYVTCSPHLAETAGVVADVRRAFDGELVELDARAVLQDVARHPLDLPAPVDGTGRAQLWPHRHGTDAMSITLLGRR, from the coding sequence GTGAGCGCGACGCCGCGGTGGGTCGCCTACGACACGCTGCGCGCCGTCTCCGAGTCCGACGCCTACGCGAACCTGCTGCTGCCGCGCGCCCTGCGGCGTGCCGGGCTGGGCGGCGCGGACGCCGCGTTCGCGACGGAGCTCTCCTACGGCACGCTGCGGATGCTCGGCACCTACGACGCGATCGTCGCGGATGCCGCGGGCCGCGACGTCGCGGCGATCGATCCGGCGGTGCGCGACGCCCTGCGGCTGGGCGTGCACCAGCTGCTCGCGATGCGCGTGCCCTCGCACGCCGCCGTCAACGAGACCGTGCGCCTCGTGCGCAAGGCCGCGGGCGGCCCCGCGTCGGGATTCGCGAACGCCGTGCTGCGCCGGGTGTCGGAGCGCGACCTCGACGCCTGGATCGCGCGGCTGGAGGACGCCGCGCGGTCGGACGACGAGCGTCTCGCCGTGCGGTTCGCGCACCCGGTCTGGGTCATCCGCGCGTTCCGCCGCGCCCTCGCCGCCGAGGGGCGTGCCGACGAGCTGACGGCGCTGCTCGCGAGCGACAACGTACCGCCCGTCGTCACGATGGCGGCGCTGCCGGGCCTCGCCGAGATCCCCGCCGACGCGGAGCGCACGGGCGCCTCGCCGTTGGGCTTCCGGTGGCCGGGCGGCGATCCGGGGCCGGTCGTGGCCGGCTCGGGCGGACGGCTGCGCGTGCAGGACGAGGGCTCGCAGCTCGCGGCGCTGGCCCTCAGCCGCGCGCGTCCGGTGCGGGCCGGCGAGCGCTGGCTCGACCTCTGCGCGGGCCCCGGGGGGAAGACGGCGGTGCTGGCCGCGGAGGCCCGCCTGCACGGCGCCGCCCTCGAGGCGAACGAGGTCGCGCCGGCGCGCGCGCAGCTCGTGCGCGACTCCGTGGCGGGCGTCCCCGGGGGCGTGCCGGTCTCGGAGGAGGACGGCCGCACGCGCGCGGGACGCGCGCGTTACGACCGCATCCTCGTCGACGCGCCCTGCACGGGCCTGGGGGCGCTGCGCCGCCGGCCCGAGGCCCGGTGGCGCAAGGCGCCGGGCGACGTGCCCGAGCTGACGGCGCTGCAGGGCGAGCTGCTGGGCGCGGCGGCGTCCGCGCTCGCGCCCGGGGGCGTCGTGGCGTACGTGACGTGCTCGCCGCACCTGGCCGAGACGGCCGGCGTCGTCGCCGACGTGCGGCGCGCCTTCGACGGCGAGCTCGTCGAGCTCGACGCCCGCGCCGTGCTGCAGGACGTCGCGCGGCATCCGCTCGATCTCCCCGCGCCCGTCGACGGCACGGGACGCGCACAGCTGTGGCCGCACCGGCACGGCACCGACGCGATGTCGATCACGCTCCTCGGCCGGCGGTGA
- the fmt gene encoding methionyl-tRNA formyltransferase: MRIVFAGTPAPAVPSLRAVAASPHELVGVVTRTDAPLGRKRVLTPSPVAQAAAELGVPVIKADRLDDDATAAIARLEPDLGVIVAYGGLVREPLLSLPPHGWINLHFSLLPRWRGAAPVQHALIAGDRETGADVFRLVPALDAGDVYGRLRYDVPPTATAGDVLAELAARGAELLVDVLDRIADGTARPAPQTGEPTLAPKLTIADGALDLSQPAERVLERYRGTTPEPGAHVMFAGQRLKVLAAHRGPDVALDAGRLALHQRGVIAGTGDGTIALTTVQPAGKGAMAAADWWRGLRADDPRIALPGEAP; encoded by the coding sequence ATGCGCATCGTCTTCGCGGGAACGCCCGCGCCCGCCGTCCCGTCGCTGCGCGCGGTCGCGGCGTCGCCCCACGAACTGGTCGGCGTCGTCACGCGCACGGACGCGCCGCTTGGTCGCAAGCGCGTGCTGACGCCGTCGCCGGTGGCGCAGGCGGCCGCCGAGCTGGGGGTTCCGGTGATCAAGGCCGACCGTCTCGACGACGACGCGACCGCGGCGATCGCCCGGCTCGAGCCCGACCTCGGGGTGATCGTCGCCTACGGCGGGCTCGTGCGCGAGCCGTTGCTGTCGCTGCCGCCGCACGGGTGGATCAACCTGCACTTCTCGCTGCTGCCGCGGTGGCGCGGCGCGGCGCCCGTGCAGCACGCGCTCATCGCGGGGGATCGCGAGACGGGCGCCGACGTCTTCCGCCTCGTGCCGGCGCTGGATGCCGGGGACGTCTACGGGCGGCTGCGCTACGACGTCCCGCCCACGGCGACGGCCGGTGACGTGCTCGCCGAGCTCGCCGCTCGCGGCGCAGAGCTGCTCGTCGACGTCCTCGACCGGATCGCCGACGGCACCGCCCGGCCTGCGCCGCAGACGGGGGAGCCGACGCTCGCGCCCAAGCTGACGATCGCCGACGGCGCGCTCGACCTGTCGCAGCCGGCCGAACGCGTGCTCGAGCGCTACCGGGGGACGACGCCCGAACCGGGCGCTCACGTCATGTTCGCCGGGCAGCGGCTCAAGGTGCTCGCCGCTCACCGCGGACCCGATGTCGCGCTCGACGCGGGCCGCCTCGCTCTGCACCAGCGTGGAGTGATCGCCGGAACGGGCGATGGCACGATCGCCCTCACGACCGTGCAGCCGGCCGGCAAGGGCGCCATGGCCGCCGCGGACTGGTGGCGCGGCCTGCGCGCCGACGACCCGCGCATCGCGCTGCCGGGGGAGGCCCCGTGA